Proteins encoded in a region of the Paenibacillus sp. W2I17 genome:
- a CDS encoding AAA family ATPase: MSKLIFFLGGAGSGKTTLAKALSRKHKAAFFDMDILLRPAAEAIMTLQGLDPSDRDSPEYKRLCRDLGYRITMDAALDNVQLGIDTMVVGPFTKEIGTRDWITQELAQIGRSLEDTDVRVAYIYLENEALYHKRISARKSPLDEWKLANWDAFRASLVRKEVTWPLPSASVAYIDNSSNDSAIAYAELERRMYE; the protein is encoded by the coding sequence ATGAGCAAACTAATTTTCTTTCTCGGCGGGGCTGGAAGTGGCAAGACTACACTTGCCAAAGCCCTTTCCCGTAAACATAAAGCGGCTTTCTTCGATATGGATATTCTGCTTCGTCCCGCGGCTGAGGCGATCATGACCCTTCAGGGACTTGATCCATCCGACCGAGATTCGCCTGAATACAAAAGGTTGTGCCGTGATCTTGGGTACCGCATTACGATGGACGCCGCTCTGGATAACGTGCAGTTGGGTATCGATACGATGGTTGTCGGGCCGTTCACCAAAGAAATTGGAACTCGCGATTGGATTACTCAGGAACTTGCACAAATTGGACGTTCTCTGGAGGATACGGATGTGCGAGTTGCCTATATTTATCTAGAGAATGAAGCGTTGTATCACAAACGGATCTCAGCAAGGAAATCCCCACTAGATGAATGGAAGTTAGCCAACTGGGATGCCTTCAGAGCTTCTCTCGTCCGAAAAGAAGTAACCTGGCCGCTCCCTTCTGCATCCGTCGCTTATATTGATAATTCCAGTAATGACTCAGCCATAGCCTATGCTGAACTTGAACGACGGATGTACGAGTAG
- a CDS encoding carbohydrate ABC transporter permease has translation MSENTANRIFNTVNVILIIITMVLCLAPFIHIIAISLSSNRAIGSGEVSFFPKELSFEAYTKVFADGSMIRSLIYTIWLTVLSTVLSMVMTIAAAYPLAKSNLKGRKWFMLVIVVTMFFSGGIIPEYILIKNLHLLDSTWGLILPGLISPFYMIILITFFRGIPESLEEAAGIDGSSHFGTLMRIILPLSLPVMATLSLFYAVGRWNGFQDALMYITKPELYPLQLKLYQMIQQNQITELMQNEGIGAVQVLPESLKAASVIFSTLPILLVYPWLQRYFISGVMVGAVKG, from the coding sequence ATGTCTGAAAACACGGCGAATCGAATATTCAACACGGTAAACGTCATTCTTATTATCATTACGATGGTGCTGTGTCTTGCACCATTCATTCATATTATTGCGATCTCGCTCAGCTCAAACCGGGCGATCGGTTCAGGAGAAGTTTCCTTTTTCCCCAAAGAGTTGTCCTTTGAGGCGTATACCAAAGTATTTGCAGATGGATCAATGATTCGTTCCCTTATCTATACAATATGGCTGACCGTCCTTAGTACTGTGCTAAGCATGGTGATGACTATCGCAGCAGCGTATCCACTGGCGAAGAGTAATCTAAAAGGGCGCAAGTGGTTCATGCTTGTCATTGTGGTGACGATGTTCTTCAGTGGCGGCATTATCCCAGAGTACATTCTGATCAAAAATCTACATTTACTCGATAGCACATGGGGACTTATTCTGCCTGGATTGATTAGTCCGTTCTACATGATTATCCTCATTACCTTCTTCAGAGGTATTCCTGAAAGTCTGGAAGAAGCAGCAGGCATTGATGGAAGCAGCCACTTCGGAACACTTATGCGCATTATCTTGCCGCTGTCCCTTCCGGTTATGGCGACACTGAGCTTATTCTACGCGGTAGGACGCTGGAATGGTTTCCAGGATGCACTCATGTATATTACCAAGCCTGAGCTATACCCTTTGCAATTAAAATTGTATCAGATGATTCAGCAAAACCAGATTACAGAACTGATGCAGAACGAAGGCATTGGTGCTGTTCAGGTCCTGCCTGAGAGTCTGAAAGCAGCCAGCGTTATATTCTCCACGTTACCGATCCTGCTTGTGTATCCGTGGTTGCAGCGGTACTTTATCAGTGGCGTAATGGTAGGTGCTGTAAAAGGTTAA
- a CDS encoding serine hydrolase: MKSHVATCPTRQQQHSYKSNHRWKRTVANILLVASLSITTMTSVSAESSLPLPQVSPQETESFINQFFAQPEMKPALKGAVVTVVHDQQIVLNKGYGYANVEKQIPVDADSTLFRVASISKTLTATAIMQLAEQGNVKLDQDISAYTDALHLTNHTGTALTLEHLMTHTSGFDFTDAAATPRELNHSYPLEQFIQDNKPSVVRNPGEVFRYDNYGYALLGYIVQKQSKLPFETYVQQHIFNPLDMSDSHFTLSKDTLSKLAIPYGAEGQELPQYPNVPDSSPEGGFITTGRDMAHFMLAQLNQGSYQGARILEPSSVQAMQTLDVSIHPDIPGTGYGFESTYSQYNHGRKVVSKAGDLDGFHSNLWLLPNEKTGLFIVSNSDGPDLREALFQAFMDHFYPSNEVQDVNYSVPESSLHSYEGLYRDIRLPAWLYDISATEKGLQVIDAYGTHTLTPVKDMLFMDEDGKLAGFKKNQSGEITYFYYNKSDSWSEKLPEARPYEDVPEDHPYAPYIYRLTQIGLYPQDQTLFEPEKPVSRGEFVAQVVGISGMSISAQSPKFKDTQSSPYAAYIQTALELGIVQGNTRGLFHPEQAITRQEAAVIISRTAQQLLGAPAVTADLIGSQDRWAEEGVQFVVALGLYGPEVSISSSGAVDYRSKQPMLRQESSVLMYKMLGTLLH; this comes from the coding sequence ATGAAATCTCACGTAGCAACATGTCCAACTCGACAACAACAACACAGCTACAAATCGAATCACAGGTGGAAACGTACTGTAGCCAACATCCTCCTGGTTGCATCTCTAAGTATCACCACGATGACCAGTGTATCGGCAGAGAGCAGTCTCCCTCTTCCTCAGGTAAGCCCTCAGGAAACTGAATCGTTCATCAATCAATTCTTTGCCCAACCTGAAATGAAGCCTGCTCTGAAAGGTGCGGTAGTCACCGTTGTTCACGACCAACAGATCGTGTTGAACAAAGGATATGGTTATGCCAATGTGGAAAAACAAATCCCCGTCGATGCCGACTCCACTCTATTCCGTGTAGCCTCCATCTCCAAAACGCTGACAGCAACTGCCATTATGCAATTGGCCGAGCAAGGTAACGTAAAGCTTGATCAGGATATCAGCGCATACACAGATGCTTTGCATCTGACCAACCATACCGGAACAGCGTTAACATTGGAACATCTGATGACCCACACCAGCGGGTTTGATTTCACAGATGCAGCAGCTACACCCAGGGAGTTGAATCATTCTTATCCGCTTGAGCAATTCATCCAGGACAACAAACCGTCCGTTGTTCGCAATCCAGGAGAAGTTTTCCGTTACGACAACTACGGTTATGCACTCTTGGGCTACATCGTTCAGAAACAGTCCAAACTTCCGTTTGAGACTTATGTACAACAGCATATATTCAACCCTCTTGATATGTCGGATAGCCATTTTACACTAAGCAAAGACACGCTGAGTAAACTCGCAATTCCTTATGGCGCTGAAGGACAAGAACTTCCGCAATATCCCAATGTACCGGACAGCTCCCCTGAGGGCGGATTCATTACAACTGGACGGGATATGGCTCACTTTATGCTTGCGCAGCTCAATCAAGGTTCGTACCAGGGTGCACGTATACTAGAACCGTCATCCGTCCAAGCAATGCAAACGCTGGATGTCTCCATACACCCGGATATACCTGGAACAGGTTACGGATTCGAATCCACCTATTCGCAGTATAATCATGGACGGAAAGTCGTGAGTAAAGCAGGCGATCTGGACGGATTCCACTCCAATCTGTGGCTGTTGCCTAACGAGAAGACTGGACTATTTATCGTCTCCAACAGTGATGGACCAGATCTGCGAGAAGCGCTTTTTCAAGCATTTATGGATCATTTTTATCCGAGTAATGAAGTCCAAGATGTCAATTATAGCGTACCCGAGTCTTCACTCCATTCCTACGAGGGACTATATCGAGATATCCGTCTGCCTGCATGGTTATATGATATTTCAGCAACAGAGAAAGGTCTTCAGGTTATAGATGCTTATGGCACTCATACTTTAACACCCGTTAAGGACATGTTGTTCATGGATGAGGACGGTAAGCTTGCTGGTTTCAAAAAAAATCAGTCAGGTGAAATCACGTATTTCTATTACAACAAGTCAGACAGCTGGTCCGAGAAATTGCCAGAAGCCAGACCTTATGAAGATGTGCCAGAAGACCATCCCTATGCTCCGTACATCTATCGTTTAACACAGATTGGCCTGTATCCACAGGATCAAACCCTATTTGAACCAGAGAAGCCTGTTAGTCGTGGGGAGTTTGTAGCACAGGTCGTGGGCATAAGCGGAATGTCCATTTCAGCTCAATCACCAAAATTTAAAGATACCCAATCAAGTCCCTATGCCGCCTACATTCAAACAGCCCTTGAACTGGGTATTGTGCAAGGTAATACTCGTGGATTGTTCCATCCCGAGCAAGCCATAACAAGGCAAGAGGCCGCGGTGATCATATCGAGAACGGCACAACAACTCCTTGGCGCACCTGCCGTAACTGCCGATCTCATCGGTTCACAGGATCGTTGGGCTGAAGAAGGTGTCCAGTTTGTGGTTGCTCTAGGTCTCTACGGTCCGGAAGTATCCATATCCAGCAGCGGTGCTGTGGATTATAGATCAAAGCAGCCTATGCTCAGGCAGGAATCATCAGTTTTGATGTACAAAATGTTAGGCACTCTGCTACATTAA
- a CDS encoding sugar phosphate isomerase/epimerase, producing MYTDKQEYSFSTCWNIKRHTTGQGMIEEIKSLGFKQVELNYNVTEEMLQTIEPMIERGEIGVSSVHNTFPHVADPDYGTDSVLLGFDDEPRRKRAIELLLRSAEYAHRYGAKAVVVHPGEVPFEYNIDEALKKIYHDQGPDSPAYQSLWQEMLEKREDGSAHYLSRIQESLEEVCNLSEQRGYGVNFGIETRSRCYQMPTLHEAGTIIGQMKGAPLGLWYDIGHGMMMDRMGLYANVSEANALIDHVVGVHIHETVGLSDHWCPYIHSKDMTFFDSFLDIIDRSPVKVYELKAACTPEEIDESHGIITARIAERHAARQRG from the coding sequence ATGTATACGGACAAACAGGAATATTCATTCTCAACATGTTGGAACATCAAACGTCATACGACCGGACAAGGCATGATCGAGGAGATCAAGTCTCTTGGATTCAAACAAGTTGAACTGAATTATAACGTTACGGAAGAGATGCTACAGACGATAGAGCCGATGATTGAACGTGGCGAGATCGGTGTATCCAGTGTGCATAATACATTTCCGCATGTGGCTGATCCTGATTACGGGACGGATTCCGTCCTGCTTGGATTCGATGATGAGCCGCGACGCAAACGGGCGATTGAGCTGTTACTTCGCTCAGCCGAGTACGCACATCGTTATGGGGCCAAGGCTGTTGTTGTACATCCCGGTGAGGTTCCGTTTGAATACAATATAGATGAAGCGTTGAAAAAGATATACCACGATCAAGGACCGGATTCACCAGCATATCAATCTTTATGGCAAGAGATGCTGGAGAAGCGGGAAGATGGCAGCGCACATTATCTGAGCCGGATTCAGGAGAGTCTGGAAGAGGTATGTAACTTGTCGGAGCAGCGGGGATACGGGGTGAATTTCGGTATTGAGACCCGTTCACGCTGTTATCAGATGCCGACATTGCATGAAGCGGGAACGATTATTGGACAAATGAAGGGCGCGCCCCTTGGTCTCTGGTACGATATTGGTCACGGCATGATGATGGATCGAATGGGGCTGTACGCTAATGTAAGTGAGGCTAACGCGTTGATTGATCACGTGGTTGGCGTGCATATTCATGAAACCGTAGGGTTATCAGATCATTGGTGTCCATACATCCATAGTAAAGACATGACCTTTTTTGATTCGTTTTTGGATATTATCGACCGTTCTCCGGTGAAAGTATATGAATTAAAAGCCGCGTGTACACCGGAAGAAATCGATGAGAGTCATGGAATAATCACGGCTCGTATTGCTGAACGTCATGCGGCGCGTCAGCGCGGATAG
- a CDS encoding FtsW/RodA/SpoVE family cell cycle protein — translation MTNRHERIQHYLDHMCVEVKAREVHNDLRDELGNHMEEMILDKEQEGYTEEEAIAYAIEQMGDPAVVGKSMHRLHRHRMHWALLTGIASLLIISLLLMWIFTTNIAVKISQFFYISHVIYTIFGLVLMVFLMYFDYRKWKRNAWWIYILLTGLLWINPLVSPVNYGVQRFWSILGLTIDLTTISMWVLPLAIGSIMLDKLRTKFDVQSVSTYILLVALPSFSLFQASDWVRLFLFGTATVIMFAWITRKWIFTFIGTTIMGSVILFQLFLTGEFRRFERLSVVLNLQNDPLGIGYNNQTIMNILHSAGWWGNGSDTSFDHHFKGYYMDYPGVMLIDVFGWLAGILLLLGIVWFLASMLRMLPRVLDVFGRMIVFSITVMFSLQMLYSLAMTTGKVPIVSVTFPFIGFGSHVILEYAMMGLLLGVYRRKDTISLRSKQGEPITTMSK, via the coding sequence ATGACGAATCGACATGAGCGAATTCAGCATTATCTTGATCACATGTGTGTTGAGGTTAAAGCTCGCGAAGTACATAACGACCTGCGTGATGAGTTGGGAAACCACATGGAAGAGATGATTTTGGATAAAGAACAAGAAGGTTATACAGAGGAAGAAGCAATTGCATATGCCATTGAACAGATGGGTGATCCCGCTGTCGTAGGCAAGAGTATGCACCGATTGCATCGCCATCGTATGCATTGGGCGCTGTTAACGGGAATTGCCAGTTTGCTAATCATAAGCCTGTTGCTGATGTGGATTTTTACGACAAATATCGCAGTTAAAATCTCTCAGTTCTTTTATATAAGTCATGTGATCTACACTATTTTTGGTTTAGTACTGATGGTGTTTTTGATGTATTTTGATTATCGAAAATGGAAAAGGAATGCTTGGTGGATATATATTTTACTCACGGGCCTGTTGTGGATTAATCCACTAGTATCCCCGGTTAATTATGGCGTGCAACGGTTCTGGAGCATATTGGGGTTAACAATTGATCTTACGACGATATCCATGTGGGTATTGCCCCTCGCCATAGGTTCGATAATGCTGGATAAGCTGCGTACTAAGTTCGACGTACAATCCGTCTCAACGTATATTCTTCTTGTGGCTTTGCCATCATTCAGCTTATTTCAAGCTTCAGATTGGGTACGATTATTTCTATTCGGAACGGCAACTGTCATCATGTTTGCCTGGATTACACGAAAATGGATTTTTACTTTCATTGGAACTACTATAATGGGAAGTGTCATTTTATTTCAATTGTTTTTGACAGGTGAATTTAGGCGGTTTGAGAGACTCTCAGTCGTTTTGAATCTCCAGAATGATCCGTTAGGAATCGGTTACAATAACCAAACAATTATGAATATTCTTCATTCCGCCGGATGGTGGGGAAACGGTTCTGACACTTCTTTTGACCATCACTTTAAAGGGTATTATATGGACTATCCAGGTGTAATGCTTATTGATGTATTTGGTTGGTTAGCAGGCATACTGCTGTTGCTTGGAATCGTATGGTTTCTTGCTAGTATGCTGAGAATGCTACCTCGTGTACTCGATGTATTTGGTCGTATGATCGTGTTCAGCATTACGGTGATGTTTTCTTTGCAAATGCTTTACTCCCTTGCGATGACTACGGGAAAGGTTCCGATTGTCAGCGTTACTTTCCCTTTTATTGGATTTGGTTCTCATGTGATCTTAGAATACGCCATGATGGGTTTACTGCTTGGAGTATATCGACGTAAAGATACTATTTCATTGAGAAGCAAACAGGGAGAGCCGATCACGACAATGTCAAAATAA
- a CDS encoding PadR family transcriptional regulator, with translation MQVNKQMIKGSTETLILTLLQERPLYGYELIKELHRQSEGVFNLKEGTLYPILHAMEIEGWVESYWMEVEGRKRKYYSIRDKGMEALKSKKAEWNLFRRAVDRVLGEGGLT, from the coding sequence TTGCAGGTTAACAAACAAATGATTAAAGGCAGTACCGAAACATTGATTCTGACCCTGCTTCAGGAACGACCGTTGTACGGATATGAATTAATCAAGGAACTACATCGTCAATCCGAGGGTGTGTTTAATCTGAAAGAGGGCACGTTATATCCTATTTTGCATGCTATGGAGATTGAAGGTTGGGTAGAGTCGTACTGGATGGAGGTTGAAGGCCGTAAACGGAAATATTATTCGATTCGTGACAAGGGCATGGAGGCCTTAAAAAGTAAAAAAGCAGAGTGGAATTTGTTCCGTAGAGCTGTGGATCGGGTGCTTGGGGAAGGAGGCCTGACATGA
- a CDS encoding response regulator transcription factor, producing MSEPITVVLLDDHPLVMEGLNNRLNREPDIQVVKTFSDPLLFLSEVEVLRPDVVVMDIRMPQLDGFEVVRRLKVQYGLSVKIISLSGYNYHEFQLKAYDLGVHAYLSKQATYGQIINAIHQSMLGHVLIPETMLSPNLEESLTATEREILNRIALEMTNKEIAQDLAISQRTVEYHITSITQKFGVKSRIGAVVKGYQAGILGDVTLPEKR from the coding sequence ATGAGCGAACCCATTACAGTCGTACTACTTGATGATCACCCCCTGGTCATGGAAGGTCTCAACAACCGCTTAAACCGCGAACCAGACATACAGGTAGTGAAGACATTCAGCGACCCATTGCTTTTTTTATCCGAAGTAGAGGTGTTGCGACCAGATGTTGTTGTGATGGATATCCGCATGCCCCAGCTTGACGGGTTCGAGGTTGTTAGAAGATTGAAAGTTCAATACGGGTTATCCGTCAAAATTATATCGTTATCCGGATACAACTATCACGAATTCCAGTTAAAAGCTTATGATCTGGGCGTCCATGCCTACTTGTCGAAACAAGCAACGTATGGACAGATTATCAACGCCATTCACCAAAGTATGTTGGGTCATGTTCTTATTCCAGAGACCATGTTATCCCCTAATCTGGAGGAATCACTCACGGCAACAGAACGGGAAATACTTAACCGAATTGCACTGGAGATGACCAACAAGGAGATTGCACAGGATCTGGCAATCAGTCAACGTACAGTGGAGTATCATATAACTTCTATTACGCAGAAATTTGGTGTAAAGTCCAGAATTGGTGCTGTAGTCAAAGGCTATCAGGCAGGGATTCTCGGTGACGTAACACTCCCTGAGAAACGTTAA
- a CDS encoding sensor histidine kinase, whose protein sequence is MLDLKLVMPRLMIHGLYALIVFLLFLAASHLHSVIHISLLFVSFLLITWVYQYMLTRSRKKNKLNKDWLEHQQLRLTVRMAEQQNMRDMIHVFAEMFHKMLDIEGVIVIWIDDKHRYSQEGTGIFASIQNIDNQALNIEVLRQKYDLAQVWELSGEPTTETIGFLGIGHKENRTLFSAEEQDIIDKGRLEAIRMLVNGRLLSDLQKRYEYRVDQTALHEHQIRRHRQFNDIMMEAQQAERMKTSYFLHDQLLQNLIFLSRDLEELHDTGETHKDQTAVWLECLYASQRDIRQLCDDLYPHIMDRSDLEEALQWLIRTLQMQSGIRMELNYNALSEELKHEPLKSTVFRTIRELIMNVMKHAQASFCSIQVHTRDTDLILQVEDDGLGFNVHTTFDTATGHFGLISIQSSIQHLGGEFTIHSSLGKGTSINIRLPLTKGATEQ, encoded by the coding sequence ATGCTTGACCTCAAACTGGTTATGCCAAGATTGATGATTCATGGACTATATGCTTTGATCGTATTTTTACTGTTTCTGGCTGCTTCTCACCTGCATTCGGTAATTCATATCAGCTTACTGTTTGTCTCGTTTTTGCTGATCACTTGGGTATATCAGTACATGCTCACCCGCTCACGCAAGAAAAACAAACTTAACAAAGACTGGTTGGAACACCAGCAACTGCGGTTGACTGTGCGAATGGCTGAACAGCAAAACATGCGGGACATGATTCATGTATTTGCCGAAATGTTCCACAAGATGCTGGATATTGAAGGCGTAATTGTCATATGGATTGATGATAAGCACAGATATTCTCAGGAAGGCACAGGGATTTTTGCTTCCATTCAGAATATAGATAATCAGGCGTTGAATATTGAAGTTTTACGGCAGAAATATGATTTGGCACAGGTTTGGGAGCTGTCAGGTGAACCCACTACGGAGACGATAGGATTTCTGGGTATTGGTCACAAAGAAAATCGCACCCTTTTTTCAGCGGAAGAACAGGATATCATTGATAAAGGCAGGCTGGAAGCAATTCGAATGCTCGTCAATGGGAGACTCTTATCCGATCTGCAGAAGCGATATGAATACCGTGTAGACCAGACAGCTCTTCATGAACACCAGATACGCCGCCATCGGCAGTTCAATGATATTATGATGGAAGCCCAACAGGCAGAGCGTATGAAAACCTCTTATTTCCTTCATGATCAACTGCTTCAAAATCTGATTTTCCTGTCTCGTGATTTGGAGGAATTACACGATACCGGAGAGACGCATAAGGATCAAACGGCTGTTTGGCTGGAGTGCCTGTATGCTTCCCAAAGAGATATACGCCAATTGTGTGATGATCTCTACCCTCATATTATGGATCGAAGTGATCTTGAGGAAGCGTTGCAATGGCTCATCCGTACACTTCAAATGCAAAGTGGCATCAGAATGGAACTAAACTACAACGCCCTCTCTGAAGAGTTGAAGCACGAACCTCTGAAGTCCACCGTATTTCGGACGATCCGCGAACTTATCATGAATGTGATGAAGCACGCACAGGCGTCGTTTTGCTCTATTCAGGTACATACAAGGGATACTGACTTGATTCTCCAAGTAGAGGATGATGGCTTGGGATTTAATGTTCATACCACATTTGATACTGCAACAGGGCACTTCGGTTTGATATCCATACAAAGCAGCATTCAGCATCTCGGTGGAGAATTCACCATACATTCCAGCCTTGGCAAAGGAACCTCAATCAACATCCGTTTGCCTTTAACCAAAGGAGCAACTGAACAATGA
- a CDS encoding ABC transporter substrate-binding protein — protein sequence MKLHQQYLLLHRHYGHHTEHELTLADLAELLNCTHRNTLTIVKKMVAHDWISWVSQRGRGRRSSLTLLVPADQIAAEYMMQAMNRRELQEAAEQVSAFSSSTIMQDHLNQWLLGYSGHHTEAGTNNEQIDTLRLPLRQQLHALDPLYINLLAESFVTSHVFDGLVQRGEQGEILPCLAHTWDVSADRKTWIFYLRKGITFHDGQLLTAHDIVHTFERLQSTDRRTLYRDVSKQILSIEAVDSLTVCFQLKNPHELFLSFLTTSRAAIVPSPGTNEHKMKHSSDLHGMQKPVGTGPFKVTAWDDHLCRLEAFSSYFQGRAHMDRVDILQIPWSASAKMDDSQDIETPFFHLVHNPSSSAGAEWTQISAGVMVHKLLTCNTQKTGPLNDPEVRAHLQSCLAGMYRDDGHADDSEVVETDFSAVNTGMVDPEGFRDITKRLTSSTPISLQIATIPQYRRDAQHLASILEQCGFSCTVRTATMEQFKGNLRLESDLILFSLIRDRDEELRRYDLYSTLSEHLEDSTRITIHEILQTIVASPIAADRTSDLDRIEQFLVDQNLLFHLSEKPVETAYLPSVRGLSFNSQGWINLRHIWFPSDALARQFD from the coding sequence TTGAAATTACATCAGCAATATCTGCTGTTACATCGTCATTACGGTCACCATACAGAACATGAACTTACACTCGCCGATCTCGCGGAGTTGCTAAATTGTACACACCGCAATACGTTAACGATTGTCAAAAAGATGGTTGCCCATGACTGGATTAGCTGGGTTTCCCAGCGTGGTCGTGGTCGACGTTCTTCACTGACTTTGCTTGTTCCGGCTGATCAAATCGCCGCAGAATATATGATGCAGGCCATGAATCGCCGGGAGTTACAGGAAGCTGCCGAGCAGGTGAGCGCATTCTCCAGTTCAACAATCATGCAGGATCATCTAAACCAGTGGTTGCTAGGGTATTCAGGACATCATACGGAAGCCGGCACCAATAATGAGCAGATTGATACGCTTCGGTTGCCCCTGCGCCAACAGCTTCATGCGCTTGATCCGCTGTACATTAATCTATTAGCTGAATCCTTTGTTACCAGCCATGTCTTTGACGGGTTGGTTCAGCGGGGTGAACAGGGAGAGATCCTCCCATGTCTCGCTCATACCTGGGATGTCAGTGCAGACCGAAAGACCTGGATCTTCTATTTACGAAAAGGTATTACATTTCACGATGGTCAGTTGTTGACGGCCCATGATATAGTGCATACGTTTGAACGACTGCAATCTACAGATCGCCGAACACTGTACCGTGATGTAAGTAAACAGATTCTATCTATTGAAGCGGTCGATTCCTTAACCGTGTGTTTCCAGCTTAAAAATCCTCATGAATTGTTTTTGTCCTTCCTGACAACAAGTCGTGCGGCGATTGTACCCTCACCAGGAACAAACGAACATAAGATGAAGCATTCGAGTGATTTGCATGGGATGCAAAAACCTGTTGGGACGGGACCGTTCAAGGTCACCGCCTGGGATGATCACTTGTGCAGACTTGAAGCCTTTTCATCATATTTTCAAGGTAGAGCACACATGGACCGGGTAGATATCCTGCAAATTCCGTGGAGTGCCTCGGCAAAAATGGACGATAGCCAAGATATCGAAACTCCGTTCTTTCATCTTGTTCATAATCCGTCTTCGTCTGCGGGTGCAGAATGGACACAGATTAGTGCAGGTGTAATGGTTCATAAATTACTCACGTGTAATACACAAAAAACCGGACCGTTAAACGATCCGGAAGTAAGAGCACACCTTCAGTCATGCCTTGCTGGAATGTATAGAGATGACGGACATGCAGATGACTCTGAAGTCGTGGAGACTGATTTTAGTGCGGTGAATACCGGGATGGTTGACCCGGAGGGATTTAGAGATATTACTAAACGACTTACTTCGTCTACTCCCATCTCACTGCAAATTGCGACCATCCCACAGTATCGCAGGGATGCCCAACATCTGGCGTCCATACTGGAGCAGTGCGGTTTCTCCTGTACCGTCCGAACCGCTACGATGGAGCAGTTCAAAGGAAATCTCCGGCTGGAGTCTGATCTGATTCTCTTCTCTCTCATTCGGGACAGGGATGAAGAACTGCGAAGGTATGATCTCTACTCTACATTATCTGAGCATCTGGAAGATTCTACTCGTATAACGATCCATGAGATCTTGCAAACCATCGTCGCCTCTCCCATCGCAGCAGATCGAACTTCTGATTTAGATCGAATTGAACAATTTTTGGTTGATCAGAATTTACTATTCCATTTATCCGAAAAACCAGTAGAAACCGCTTATCTGCCTTCGGTACGTGGTCTATCTTTCAACAGCCAGGGCTGGATTAACCTGCGTCATATCTGGTTTCCTTCTGACGCACTAGCACGTCAGTTTGATTAG